The following are from one region of the Nicotiana tomentosiformis chromosome 7, ASM39032v3, whole genome shotgun sequence genome:
- the LOC138896023 gene encoding uncharacterized protein — MAPKLEDPGAFTITCTIGSANFAKALCGLGASINLMPYYVFKTLGIGQPIPTSMRLQMEYRTMKMPLGIIDDVLVRGDKFILHAYFVILDCEVDYEVPITLGRPFLATGKGLVDVEDGELTFQVGNKKVVFHVFKSIRQPNSNKVCSFVDLVTKIIVDDTSAVINVEDTLEAVLLNHYEDEKEGFLSPLRCSKGGRKQ, encoded by the exons atggctccaaagttggaagaccccggtgctttcacaatcacgtgcactattgggagtgccaatttcgccaaagctttatgtggcttgggggcaagcattaacttgatgccaTATTATGTGTTCAAAAcgttggggattgggcaaccaataCCAacatccatgaggttgcaaatggagTATCGGACAATGAAAAtgccattggggataattgatgatgtgttagttaggGGCGACAAGTTCATCCTTCACGCAtattttgtgatacttgactgtgaggttgactacgaggtgccaatcactttggggagacctttccttgctacagggaagggCTTAGTTGATGTGGAAGATGGCGAGCTCACCTTCCAGGTGGGCAATAAAAAAGTGGTGTTCCATGTTTTTAAATCAATAAGGCAGCCGAATAGCAACaaagtgtgttcgttcgtggatctTGTGACCAAAATAATTGTTGATGACACTAGTGCTGTGATAAATGTTGAAGATACCttggaagctgtgttgttgaatcattatgaggatgagaaggaaggcttt cTTTCACCCTTGCGATGCTCAAAAGgaggaagaaagcaatag